Within Epilithonimonas zeae, the genomic segment CAAGAAGCGAACAAAGAAACAATGTCTTATGCTTATTTCGCAATTGCATTTATAGCAAAAGACAGTGATAAAGAAAAAGCGAAAGCTAATGTTGCTAAGTCGTTAGCTCTTAATCCAACTTATGCAGATGCACTTTCTCTGCAAAAAGCTCTTAATCAATAATATCAATTAGATTAATATTAAACTTCCCAATTCTTGAAATTGGGAAGTTTTGTTTTTAGTAATTTTGTGCAAAAATATTTTGATATGAAATGTGATTTTCTTGCAATAGGAGCACATCCGGATGATGTGGAATTAGGTTGTGGAGGAACAATTATAAAATTAATTTCTGAAGGAAAAACAATTAGTGTTATTGATTTAACAGAAGGCGAACTAGGAACCAGAGGAACCGCTGAAACACGCGCTGAAGAAGCTGCCGCTGCCGCAAAAATCTTAGGAATAAGTTCAAGAGAAAATCTTAAGCTGAAAGATGGCTTCCTTAATAATTCGGAGGAGTATCAACTTAAAATTGTCGAAAAAATAAGAAAATACAGACCTGAAATTGTCTTAGCAAATGCAATCGATGACAGACATCCTGATCATGCAAAAGCTGCAAAATTAGTTTCTGATGCTTGTTTTCTTTCAGGTTTGAAGAAAATAGAAACTTTTGAAGATGGTCAGCCACAAGAAGTCTGGAGACCCAAACATATCTTCCATTATATCCAATGGAAAAATGTTGTTCCAGAGTTTGTGATTGATATTTCCGGATTTATGGAGCAAAAAGTCGAAGCTTGTTTAGCATATAAGACACAATTTTATAATCCGGAATCCAATGAGCCGATTACACCAATTGCAACAAAAGATTTTCTGGAGAGCTTGACTTACAGAGCACAAGACTTAGGAAGACTCTCCGGAGTAGAATATGCGGAGGGCTTTACAACCGAAAAATTGATTGCTCTGAAAAATTTCGATGGAATTATTTGTGATTAATAAAGAAAATATTATATATTTGCACACGCAAAAACGGTGATTGTAGCTCAGTTGGTTAGAGCGCCGGATTGTGGTTCCGGAGGTCGGGGGTTCGAGACCCCTCATTCACCCACAGATAAAGCATTTCATAAAAATGAAATGCTTTTTTTATTATCTCCAAATTTTCATAGTTAAATGATAAAAAAGGCGCATTCTAAAATGCGCTTTTTTTGTTTTTAAACTTCGTCGTCTGACTCTATTGTAAAAGATTTGGATTTGAAGTCTTTATCGTGTCTTTCAGAGATCACATCTTCGCCTTTCTGCTGGATGATAAAGTCTGTAGATTCATTGAATAATTCCTGGAAACTTTTGAAATCCTCTTTGTAAAGATAGATTTTGTGTTTTTCAAAAGTTGCCTCACCGTTTTCCCC encodes:
- the bshB1 gene encoding bacillithiol biosynthesis deacetylase BshB1, which produces MKCDFLAIGAHPDDVELGCGGTIIKLISEGKTISVIDLTEGELGTRGTAETRAEEAAAAAKILGISSRENLKLKDGFLNNSEEYQLKIVEKIRKYRPEIVLANAIDDRHPDHAKAAKLVSDACFLSGLKKIETFEDGQPQEVWRPKHIFHYIQWKNVVPEFVIDISGFMEQKVEACLAYKTQFYNPESNEPITPIATKDFLESLTYRAQDLGRLSGVEYAEGFTTEKLIALKNFDGIICD
- a CDS encoding DUF3276 family protein; protein product: MSEFKERHENEIFTKVLKAGRRTYFFDVRETKAGDYYLTITESKKNFGENGEATFEKHKIYLYKEDFKSFQELFNESTDFIIQQKGEDVISERHDKDFKSKSFTIESDDEV